In the Mesorhizobium sp. M1D.F.Ca.ET.043.01.1.1 genome, AGTTGCCCTCGTAAAATGTTGCCCAGGCCAAATACGTCATGCAGCGTCAGCGGATCGCTTCAGCAACCGAATAACCTCGGTGCGTGTAAGGGTTGTTTCAGGATCGAACAAATCCGGGGCGACAACGCCCGTCCGCATTCTGGTCCTCTGCGATCTGCCGCCTGTCTCGCTCTCGACGGTGGTTACCATGTCCGCTGCCACTATCTCCTCATCCTCTAACGCTGCCATGACCGCCGGAGAGTGCGTATTGACCAAAATCTGATATAAATTTCCCTTTCCAAGCTGGTCGGGAGCGGTTGCCGCACTTCGCAGGAAGTCAACAAGCAGTTCAATCCTGCCCTCATGGACCCCATTTTCAGGCTCCTCAAAGCACAAAATGCCCTTCCGCAACGGGTCGTTTAAAGCGGTCAGCAGGGCTAATAACCGAAGCGTGCCGTCGCTTATTACGCGAGAGCTGAAATCAAGATCATCGAGAGCTAGGCTAAATGAGTACTCTTTTGCGCCGGGATCGTCGCGCAGAACAATCGCTCTGACTGAGGGTATGAGCGAAGACAAGTCGGCGGAAATATCGGATAAAACACCGTCAGGCTGGCTTTCATTACGAGTTTCGTCCCTGATTTTGGCCAGGACCGCCGAAAGGTTGGATGCGTCGGATCGCAGATGACGGTCTTCAAATCTCCCACTCGGCTTTCGCGCGGCTTGAGGGTTTATCTCCAAAAACCTCGTGGAAATAAATAGCTCCCGAAGCGCATATAGATGCGGGAACTCCGCAGTACTCACCGTCGAAAGGGCCGTTCTTGAGGCTTCGTTGGCAGACAAGGTAACTGGTCGCCCTCTCTTGGTAGCACCATCCTGCCGTATTTCTATAGCTTCGTATTCGCTTCCCGCCCCCTTCATTCGAATAAAGGGCTTGAGCTGACCGCTATATCTGAGGGACCTGTCGCGCTTAATGTAAGCTACTGTCTCGCTGTGTTTTGGGATCACACAGCAATTTTCGCGACTGACGAAAATGCCGCGCGCATTTCCCTTGGCATCATATTTAAATGCAATCTCCAGTTCATAGCGAAGCCGCTGAGACTTAACCTCATACACTGTGCCGAACGCATCGACCCCGTTCGGATTGAGAACGACCTCCACTGCAAACCGCATGCGGCGACTGTTTCCGCTGGACGTCCTGCGGAAAAGCTCCTCGGGTTCGCCCCGAAGGTCCTGCATAGCGGTCCTGACATCGTGCTGCGCAAGCAACGACAGGAATTTCAATGCATCGAATAGGTTGGATTTGCCGCTGGCGTTTGGACCCACGATTGCCGTAAACGGCCTGAGATCGAGTACCAAATTCTCGAAATTCTTAAAACCGTCAATTTCAATTTTTGTGATCATCAGCCGACGCTATCTTTGAACGATCGCCCACACAAGTTTAACCCTGGGCACCCTCCGGGCGCTGCATTTGTCTGGCTCCATAGGCCGGCGAAGGTCATGGCTCTAAACCTTGCTGTGCAAGCTGCATCTTCGCAACCAGCACTGACCATCGGGCCGAAATTCGGCCTGCAGCGTGTAAGCCGCGGATTGGACCAAGCACGTACGTATGGCCGAATTCTCAATGCAAGGCGATCCTACATGGGATCGATGTCGGATGGATCGCGCTGGCGGGCTACAAGGGTGCAAGACCGTTTTGGAAAGGTGGGGATGCGCTCCAGACACCAAAGCCCGACACGAATAAAGACAGAACGAGCTGGTCAGGCAGCAGTCGCAGATGATCAAACCAACGACAATCCTAAACTGACCGTTCCATTAGAGGCGACCGCCCATGCCAACAAGCGACCTATTTCGAGAGGTCTATCGCCTTCCGGTCCGCTCGATCACGAGATCTTCGATCTCCCGCAGTTTCATCTTAATCGATCTATTGCCACTTCGGACGTAGACATGTTCCGAAACCCCCGGACCGGCATGATCTCTGCAAATACATATTCTCGTTCCCACCGGTTTTACGATGACCGAAAATATGTCCTTTTGGTCCTTTTTCACAAAGGCCCCGCTGATCGACCCTCGACAGCGGCCAAATTCGTCCAGCGAGTTTTCCAGACTTTGCCAAAAAAATAGCTCCCACCCGTCCCTGTCCTTCTTCGCGCCTGGCAAGAATTCGTATTCGTTTTCTACGCCATATAAATCGCCGCTATCCGTAACGCCGATAAGCAAAGTGCCACCATCGGTATTCATAAGCGCAGTGATTGTCTTGACGACCTCATGGATCATTGAGAGATCCACCGCTGCCTGCGCCGAAAACTTCGGATCATTCTCCCGTCGCTTGACATTGAGGAAGAGCGTTTGCTTGAACTCAACGTTTATGCACTCCCCCCTCGCCAGGGCGCTCTCGAACGCTGTCGAAAACTCGTCCTTGGTCGGCAACCTGGTAAAAATGCGCTGATCAGTAAGCTCGCCCTCCGACAGGGGAGGCCGGACGTAAATCTCATGAACTTCGCAGAATGCCACCAGCTTGGTAATAGCTGGGAGCGAGCCGAGCTGTTCGTATTCCCGCATCTCGCGAATTTCATCAATTGTGCACTCTGCACCTCGCGTCAGCACCGCAGCGACGAACTCAACCTCGGTTTGATAGCGTCCCATTGGTGAGGCCGATCATATCGTCAATTGCATCAACGATATAAGTTTGTCTGCTATTCTGTTGGCCCGGGAACGCCAGAAGGCTGGGATATTTTCGGGCCCGCTATTTAGGAGATCAAATTGATCACGGCCAATGAAAACATTCTCAAAGTAAGACTGCGCGCTTTCGTAACTAATTCCATTGTCATCTAGGTATTTCTTTGGGTATTGCGTCTTCCATTTGTTATTTGTTTCGCGAGCTAACGGCATTAGATTGCAGATGGCATTCACCCAATCTCGGCCAGATGCCTCTCGGTCTAGGTACTCCTTCAGTTCTCCGAACGAGTTATCGTAGCACCATTTCTTCGGAAAGATGTGATGCAGCTCAGCGCTTTTCTCCATTTTGTAAGTTACATCGATACCGTCGATGTCCCTTTTTGCGCCGGCTAGCATTGGGAGCTGAAGTGCCGCCTGAATTGCGCCTCCTGGCTTTCCGTTGGTTAGCCATTC is a window encoding:
- a CDS encoding ATP-binding protein; translation: MGRYQTEVEFVAAVLTRGAECTIDEIREMREYEQLGSLPAITKLVAFCEVHEIYVRPPLSEGELTDQRIFTRLPTKDEFSTAFESALARGECINVEFKQTLFLNVKRRENDPKFSAQAAVDLSMIHEVVKTITALMNTDGGTLLIGVTDSGDLYGVENEYEFLPGAKKDRDGWELFFWQSLENSLDEFGRCRGSISGAFVKKDQKDIFSVIVKPVGTRICICRDHAGPGVSEHVYVRSGNRSIKMKLREIEDLVIERTGRR
- a CDS encoding AAA family ATPase, which codes for MITKIEIDGFKNFENLVLDLRPFTAIVGPNASGKSNLFDALKFLSLLAQHDVRTAMQDLRGEPEELFRRTSSGNSRRMRFAVEVVLNPNGVDAFGTVYEVKSQRLRYELEIAFKYDAKGNARGIFVSRENCCVIPKHSETVAYIKRDRSLRYSGQLKPFIRMKGAGSEYEAIEIRQDGATKRGRPVTLSANEASRTALSTVSTAEFPHLYALRELFISTRFLEINPQAARKPSGRFEDRHLRSDASNLSAVLAKIRDETRNESQPDGVLSDISADLSSLIPSVRAIVLRDDPGAKEYSFSLALDDLDFSSRVISDGTLRLLALLTALNDPLRKGILCFEEPENGVHEGRIELLVDFLRSAATAPDQLGKGNLYQILVNTHSPAVMAALEDEEIVAADMVTTVESETGGRSQRTRMRTGVVAPDLFDPETTLTRTEVIRLLKRSADAA